The Penaeus chinensis breed Huanghai No. 1 chromosome 16, ASM1920278v2, whole genome shotgun sequence sequence ATTTAACAGCTAGAGTGTACTGTAGTTGAGAGCTTGTAAGCTAATGGTCATCATAATAGCAAGATGAATGCATTCAGCATTGAGAAGGAGTTTAGCAGGTGTAGATTTTATGGATATAATGATTAAAGAAGGAGAACGGTTATATAGTGCGAAGGCTTTGCAGCAAGGATAGTTCATGGATGGAAGTTGAAATATTAGCATGAGCAAGATATTTTGTCAACTTAGCGGTTAATGTTGCATTGAAACTTGCATTAGGTGAATGTGTTTTACTTGAATGATAATATTTGCTTCAAGTTCTTGAAGAAGCATGTTGAAAAGAGCGGTATTCATGATCATGCCTGAAAattttaaataatgattttaacagtGCATTTATGATTGGGATGTATCATAAATTTGAAGAAACGTCATATGTGCAGTATTCTTGATTGCAGCAAAAATTGAAGTGATGATCTTAATACTCTTATCATTTGGGAGCCATTTTAACTTAGAATTAACGTTTCTGGCAAGGTAACTCGCCTCTCCGATCTCCCTATTCCTTAACCATATTTGAGGGTGATAGTTTTATTGTGAAATTTCTTAAAAGTTTGTGGTGTGGTTTTTTTGAGTTTACTGGTGCAGTGGTGTGCAGCCCTtgttttaaagaaagaaagaatgaaattatATGAAGTTAATAAAAGTTTTGATATCTGAAttactattttttaaaattatttgagATTCATTGTattccaataaatatatataataaaaaaaaaaagagaattaatgaaaagagataaaagcaTGGTTGCACATCCCTGACCCAAGAACTATGTTACTCACCTAACCTTAGCAGATAGGTAATGTATGACTTAAGTGCTTTAAATGATTGTGCCGGCTGAACTTCTATGTTGCATTGATGTTAGTGCTGTAAGAGATTATCTTGAAACCAACAGTGTTTGGACTTGAACAAGCACTTGTTGTTCTCAGTACATAAGTGAACTGCTTGTGGTGGAGTCATAAAAAAGACACTGAACTATGCTGAAGGTAGAAGTTTGGCTGAGCTGCAAGTTGCGTTGGGCAGTGGCACTAACATGTGTGGTTCCTTCCTCACAGTACCTGGAGACGGATGTTTTGCCTCAGGTAACATGGACAGCATGTATCATAACCCATAGGAATGATTGCTATCATAACGTGAATATTTGCTTCTTAATCTTGGTGGTGACTTATgaactgcaattttttttttttttttattattaattatttttttctttctttctttctttctctttttttttatgatgtagtGCATGTGAATTTCTTTTTTGGAAGTAACATCtgattatctatttctctctccttatctgatTCATTTCTTTTTGAGAAGAGATGATTTTCAGTTTGTTAATTTCTTATGAAGTGAATTTGATTTACTAACATGCATGGTAAGAGTGCATGGAGCCTTCCAGCAGCAGCATGTGACTGTGTGGACCAGATGCTGTGTTGATCCAGTGCCTCTTTTATGATTTAGAGTGAGCTCAGCTCCCTTTTCAATTGATTTGGTGATTCTGCATGTTAATTTATTATTGATTGCTGGCAGAATACTTCCAGGAGTGAGAAATGTTCAATGTTAGATcatgtccctccttccttcatcctccttgctccttgctcctccctctttcctccctcctgttctccctccttttcctcccccctcccttcccctccttcctttctactccctctttcctcctccttgtcctcccccctcccttctcctccttcctttctcctctctcctcccatcctcctccttctctttttcctatttctcctcctcctcctcctcctcctcctcctcctcctcctcctcctcctcctcctcctcctcctcctcctcctcctcctcctcctcctcctcctcctcttcctcctcttcctcctcctcctcttcctcctcttcctcctcttcctcctcttcctcctcctccttaccctttccatctgcctctccttcctaattccctcctccctttctccctcctctgcccccatTAACTCTTTCCCTggtctcccttccccattttctccctcccttttttctgtctgcattattgtcattattgtcattctaccAGAAATTGCTTCAGGACCTGTGTTCAGATCTGAATTATAGTCAGTGCATAAGATTTGCCCAAAGAATAGATACATTTTGTAGCAGCTCCCTGTGTAGATATTCTGCCCTcgtgtatcgttttttttttttttttcagattgatgatttttaaaacttttcaTTGATTCTGTTTTTGTTCAGAAATACAACTCTGTTAGAAtacttttcattataattattattttcttgttattacatTCATTTGTATTATGCACAGttctttttatatcaatataagtTTTATTCCTTACGtagaattattttattttgaccACATTTTGAAGCTTTTTGTAATCACAAGTCTGAGatatttttgtgaatatatttgtgaTATGCATTTGACCAAAATGATTTTGAGTACTAGCAGCATTgagtattatatatgttaattttgaagttattgttgcaattattatcattattattatatatgtctcttattatttcttattattactgttgttcttgccACTGAGCACTGATTACTCACAAAGCATCTGACTTCCAGCTGCCTAATGTTGAATCAAAATTGGATGAAGTGAAGTCACTCATAGAAAATGACATAGAAATAGCAGTTAAGCGAGGCAAGAGAGCCTTCGACTCCATTGCAACCGAGATCCAAAATAAGGTGCAGCGTTCTATCCCGGAGATCAAGGCCAAGATCCTTGATGCAGGTGAGACTGTGTGTGAAGTGGGTATAGGATTAGTTCAtccatgtgtgagtgtttattgcTTAGACCCTTCATCATAGAATTAAAAGTTGATTTGGCGTCCTCTTGCTTAGTCATGTACATTATCTAAGTATGTTTTTATTAGTTGTACCTCAGGTAAAAGATAAAGGCATTGTTTAGTCTATAATCTATCATTTAGCAATTGACAGATCTTGAGGGTACTCCATAAACAATAGTGTTCATTTATTGTTGCtaaattttctctttatttatttatttgtattattgtaattgAGGTTTATCTGGCTTGCATTTATGCTTTGTGTTTTAGCCTACCTAGTTTGACAGGAGTAATTACCATACTaaatattgatatggatatatgatatttattacatGCACTGTATAGTAACATAATGTGAAATCTCATAGGAGGTGAGCTGGAGGATGCAGCAGAGAGCATCCATAGAACATTACAGCGTGTTGACACAAaaccaaaagaaacagaaacatacataagATTATTGCAGGATGGGATCAATGAGTATGCTATGTATAGGTgagtatttcctttttattttagtgaagtatattaaaataaattttaataagTTAATTTGTGTATTACTAGTATATTTCCTAGTATACAAGTTACACCTAACCTTTTTTAGATGATGATATACAATTCTTTTACAAGAGAATGAAAGACCACATTGTTGACTAGAAGAAATGGAAATATCCCAGTTTAATGATTTATTGAAAGGACATTATAACAGTACTTTTTTAACACcttatgatcataaaaatatgtaaaacaaattACTAAAGTTGAAAATAGTCAGACTATCAGTTGACTTGACTTATCAGAATTTGATGGTCATTAACTTCTAAAAGTCAGGTACTTATTAAACATGTCATGATAATGTCAAGGTATACTTTTGGGAGCAAGGTGATATCCCCTTCTTATGGGCAAAAATATTAAAATCACTCCTGTATTGCAGTCACATGGTGCCAAAGGGTAAACAATAATATCACATGATGTATTCACTTTTATGCTCTGTGTTGCATTGACAGATACCTTGATTAATATTTACACATGAAGTTATAATTTGTATTGGCTATTGGGAGTAGGAAAATAAAACTTCTTCCTAGAAAATCTGATAAGTAAATTGTTcatcacatatatttatgataggAAAGGTAATTAAACCATTGTAAATATTTTAACTTCCATTGTTTCAGGTATTGGGGCTTCATGGGGCTCTGTATATTACTGTTGGTGATCACCCTCTGCTTCACACTGGGTGTGGTGTTTGGATGCTGTGGTCGGCGACCCGATGAAGCCTCGTCTTGCCATAAAGCAACTGGGGCATCGTGGCTCATGTGGTGAGTGCAGTCAAGTGGAATCATCTTGCAGAAgagttcttgttttattattatggctTTTACTTCTTAGATTTGGCATATTTAATAGGTCAATTGGTAAATTCGTATTTTGTTTGCAGTGGTGTTGGTCTGACATTCCTGTTCTCAGCCCTGATCATGGCAGCAACCACAGCACTTTTTGTGTTGGGCAGCATAAGTGAGATCCTTGTGTGTGACCCCCTCGCTGACCCTACGCGCTCTGAAGTCTTTAATGCTGCTGCAGAATTGTACAACCTTAACAGCCATTATCCTCCTGGTCAAGCCCCAAGCATAACTGAGATTATCAGGTGATTCATTCATATTTCATCTTATAGGAATAAGTATATTTTAGACATCCATTCTTCAGTCGTTTGTTTTGGGAAAGTCTGTTGCCACATACTCACTTGTTCATGTCTTCAGGATTATCAGgaatcaaattattatttttagatatatatgagtgttcaTAAGTATTGATTGTAGTTTAGTTCATAATGCTTCCCCCTTTACAGTAAGTGCCACAACAACCAGAGTCTGTACTCTGTGTTGAGTCTGAATCATGTTGACAGTAACCTCGCCCGACTTCAGGATTACAAGAAGAACCTGAATCTCGATGAAAAGGTAGGTAAAAAAAGATCCTGCTCTCCTTGTTTTCTTGGTATTCTtatgttttgtttaatttttttcagcttgaatatttttttatattttttttatatagtgtgAGTGGAATATAGTTAGGAAATGCTAAACCTTACATACAGAAGAATCGTGTTTGCAATATAGAATAATCCTTgtaatttgattttctttttcttataaaagTTCATATCTTTtatgatggattttttttaatgactacTTAGCCTGTAGGTTTTCAATGGGGAGAATTCATTTGTTTCACAACTATGAATATGCACAACCATGAACAATTGCCtcataaaagaaagagagtgattgattgattgattgactctTAAAATGGATAATAGTCTCAAACAGAATTAGTACATTTAGCTACATTTTCTCACAATGTGTCTGCTTTCCATTCAAGGGAAATACTCATATAATATGACTGAAGCTCTGTCAAGAAAATATCCAGTACTAATGGCAACCTCCCCTTTTTTCAGATCGAGCAGCTGATGCTTCAAATCACTGTGGACACCGATGTGGAGATCCTCTCCCGAAACGCCAAGGAACGTCTATGGGAACTTGCCAACTCCTCTGTTGCTGACAAGGATACCTGGGACTATTACACTGAGATTGTAAGTTCAGTAGTTTATTTGGTCttcaatatttattaatattataaagattttacagatttttttctttcttttttgaatatCAATGGAAGTGTTGCTTTTCTAGAGAGAAATTTGATGTTAAGCATTTATCTACTTGTTATTCCATACAGCTTGAAAAGAGGGTGTTGAAGATTGACCTGATGGACCTAGCCGCTCTGCTTAACCAGACAGCTGATCAGCTTCCAACTGGCTATGATCAGGTTTCATTCAAACTCAAAAATGATGCTCTTTTCCTTGAGGTAataatttttttctggttttcttgtGTTTATAAAATTGTAAAGTCTGAGAATATGAGATTCTAgcatttcattcatattttgaATAATTTGTGTGTCGTCTGACTTATTGAATTTTTTTCTTGGAAGGGTCTGCAACGATGGGTATCCTCCATTGGTCACCTAACAAGGAACCTGAACAAGACAACAGCCAGACTCAATGAACACCTGAAGTTCAATAAGACCAGCCTGCGCGAAGCCATTGGCGATCTCATCAGCCAGGCAGAATTTGCTCAGCAGTACCTTCGCATCAATGGTTCACGAGAGGTCACCGAGGTTAGCTTAGTGTCTTTCTCTGATTCTGTGAATTTCCCTCCTCTGAACactgtatttctttgtatttacaGAGTACATGATAGTTGTTAATGAGAGTGAAGAACTTCACATCTAGACATGTGTGGCTAATTCTATAACATTCATTAGAAAAAAGTTCTTTGCTGACTGACGTTGCCAAGTAAAACTTTTAATGACTTCTTGTGCCATTTTAGTGTAGTAAGTAGATTAAAGTCTTCCTAATTTTCTTTGTGCAGCTTGTCGAACGATTTTCCAAGGATTTCCTTGCTGATGTGGATGAATATGTTCTGCATGTGGAAACAGCAGTTGAGAAAGATGTTGGGCGATGTGGCCCAGTCTCTACTGTCTATAATGCGACAACTTCTTCCCTGTGCAAGGACATCATGTATCCCTTTGTAAGGACtaatcttgtattttttttaacctgATGGTTTCCTAGGTTACTTAAGGAAAAATGAGCATTGAGTGGTCTCAGAAGAATATGAGTATATAATGCCTCTATGTGACTGACTGCTGTTGGGGAGTGTGGCCATTTCATACTAAGGACATAAAATTAACTTTCTTGATTCAAGTCAGATGATTTGTCTTGGTGACAGGTGTTTACAGATTATACTGACTTGATGTAATTCCCACAGAATGGATTCTGGGCAAGTGTTGGATGGGTATTCATATTCTTCATCCCGGCAATGATTCTCGCTGTGTATCTATCATCATTGTACCGCAAGACCGAACCATACCCCGGACCTCTCAATGAGTCGTAAGTAGTATTTAGACTGTAGTCTGATGTTTTGTGTTAGTACTTGTGGTTTGTTGCTTGAAGAGCATTAAGTTCTTCTACAGCATCCTTGTTGTTGACTGAGAACAATCTAACTCTGGGTTATGATCAAAACTAAGGCATACTAACATTCAAGGGGAACTCTAATTAAAAGTCCCAAGAATTAGATTAGAGTAAATATGACTGAGAGTTTAGATAGCTGACTCTTTGATGGCAAATGCCACCATATattgccttaaaaaaaaatcctcatccagtccctttaaaaaataatactaatttaTGGAATGTGAAGCTACTCTTCCATTTGATATGAAACTAAACTGACTTACAACATTTTCCTATAAAGTAAAATTCAGACATCATGGCTTGTTTAAAAGCTTTGAAGTGTAATAAACTGGACAGTTAAATCTTCCAATCAGAATTACTAACTGATAAAGAGTTGATTTCATATTTAGCCAGTTTAAAGTAATTAGCTGCTTTTAAGAGACCACTAAATTTACTTGCAAATGTAAGTTATACAGTCTTCTCATGTTTAAGAGTTGCAAATGGCATTTGCTATATCTGTAGTAGTATACTAGGAGAGAAAAATATGGTCATACATTATTTTGGTTGTATAAATagtagttttttgttttatgttttatatatttctttagaaaAGTTGATTTGTACAGCTTAGTTATGAAGAAGTGCTTCTAGATTACTTGATTATGTAGGATGGCTCATTATAAAGCCAATTAGCTGATATGAGAATTTAGTCATTAGCAGAGGAGGTGGACAGACTTAGCTTCAGtatttaaaagaaagaatatcTCTTTGTGCAAGTTTGAGAAATaaggtaaaatgaaataaaggtaTTGTGTAGGTACATATCCCCCAATAGGATATTGTTTATACCCAGTTCAGTAAGGAGTGTTTGTTATTTCTATACCGAACAGGCAATATATTAGACAAGTTGCTTTTGCAAATATGGGAGAAGAGTACCTGAAATGTAAAAGTCAGTGTATGTtagttcctccccttcccctttttcccctatttAAAGTTCTTATTGGAATTTTTAAGGCATATTTAGATAACCAGCACTACAGAAGCTTAACTTTAAAAGCAGTAAGTTTCACTTCATCCTATCGTCTTCATTTGCTGTAACTATAAATGGAGAGGTTTTGATTAATTCATATGATtacttgaaagaaaagaaaagaaaaaagaaaaaaatcccagtGTTTTCAGATTTTGGCTGATACATAGAGACTTACATTCTGTTGCTTTAGAAGTGTGGAGATGTTTAGCAGAACTAACCTGTTTTTTTGCATGTACGCAAGGAAAGTATCAGTAACTGAAGGATTCCCATTTCTGCGAATGTTCATGCTTGTCCAACTCCCTTGAATTACGGGTTCAACTCCCAGCCGTCTGTTTGCGCTCCCTCGCAGAGCCAACTCGCTCCTCCTTCAAGGCCAACCTTCCCAGGCGACACGTACttgtaccccctcctcccccatggtCCCCTGCCAAGACAGATGTGTTTCAGTTTTGTTATTCtggtcccctcccctacccaccccttcccGCCCCTACTCCCCTCCTTGCCTTGTGCATGACAGGAGTTTTGCTGTGAGTTATGAGTGACAAAGAAGGCATAGCAACACatctttatatttgattttttattttttccccatttaggTTTAGACATCCCCAAGTTACTCTGTTCTTGTCCCCCTTATGCAATGCGTTGTGAACATGAGACTTCGCAAGGAATTGCTTTGCCTCCTTGAGATTCGTTGAGTTCTATCAACCTTTTGGAGTTTCTTAAGGCCTTGTTGGTGTGGTGGCTGATGATGATGCAGTTAAAGTTAtcattttgttactattttttatcaatgTTGTAGGAAGTAGGTATTGGCAGAGTTCACAATTTATTCACAAAGACTTTTGCTTTGATGTAAGGCTAGAAAATTAACTTCAAATATCTACTTGACAGCGAATACTTGTATGATGCATATGATGAGAGGAACAGCTTTCCTATGTCCAAGTGAGTACTACATGTAAAGATGCACAATAGGAACTAATATATGTTGTCTGTTGTACCTACTAGAGTCTGTTGTCTGGAATGTAGGTAGCCTCATAGAACACAGTCTCAACACAGTGTGtgatttctgttctctctttagattgttttataatatttaaatagcATCATGGCTTTATGTAATTTGAATAGTATGTTATGGGGCCCATGATTAAAACCCCTTTTTGATTAATTGTAATTTTTTGGTATGAAATATTTTAACAAAGATTAGTTTTACTTTTGGAACATTCATGAGGAAAACCAAAGCTTCTTACAAGTCTTACAAGAATCTTGTAGTAAGAGCATTCATAGACAATTTGCCACACAGTTGTGTTTCACTGGTAATAAGTGTAGCACTCAAGCAACTTCCTTAGCTTTATGCAACTCCAAAGTATAGAAATCTTTTGAATAGTCTGTTGCTTTGTGCCAAGGCTCAAGCCATACGCTAGGAATGGGCTGCCAAGAGTATAGAAGCAAGATAAAGTAGAGGTGCTCTGTTGACATTGTGTAACTGAGGCTCTTAATTTTCTTGTTACTCTTAGGTGGTGTTGGTGAAGAAGCTGGTGAAGGAGTCGAGCATagacttgaattttttttttattattggtattattattattattattattattattattattattactccctcCTAAAATGGTTGTGGTTGTCAAGTACCTTTATTTACTGGTAGTTAGCATGGGGTGAATGCTTCTGTTAATAGGGTATACACTCTTCCGCCAGCCAAGAGTCCATGTATGACGCCTATGCTGAGAGGGACAACATTCCCCTCACCACGTAAGTAAAGTAGT is a genomic window containing:
- the LOC125033474 gene encoding prominin-1-like isoform X11; amino-acid sequence: MWPSTVALMAAVAVAVAVTAGHAAAAAPDQEPELDVLVNPSPPATAAVVTENTRVLQELPGSQGTINNNSNNSNNNSNNNNKKKERRRKKNRIQATEAPLAPTREEAVEEALAEATGRGRTEEEEEAELEGRGAEGTAAGAAGGAAVGGETEGPSEAEAEATATAEMAKARIAYSQPWLNKTYRARDDFNARGMEHLYLITNLFLDLVHREEEVPEELRAVVSQELSQPSFDQQQAMRVVSELEANWDVLVIHYIGLVSLVVLGALMVVVMPFSGLVFACCRCAGRCGAQEPHYDKKRDPCKRVTLGTFLATLVVVILLGLVCTFVTNARIEDGVQKLPRELRTALHDTKLFLNNTDSEVQNLLVSNYRELQDVLFNKLDSSGELVKSELARVTKAVAIDNLTAIVTSLSAIKKDLWTIKNTTLQLQDQTSNLQSGLGDVARRLRELQESCEALPDCQELITQYADQLRINNEFDQYLETDVLPQLPNVESKLDEVKSLIENDIEIAVKRGKRAFDSIATEIQNKVQRSIPEIKAKILDAGGELEDAAESIHRTLQRVDTKPKETETYIRLLQDGINEYAMYRYWGFMGLCILLLVITLCFTLGVVFGCCGRRPDEASSCHKATGASWLMCGVGLTFLFSALIMAATTALFVLGSISEILVCDPLADPTRSEVFNAAAELYNLNSHYPPGQAPSITEIISKCHNNQSLYSVLSLNHVDSNLARLQDYKKNLNLDEKIEQLMLQITVDTDVEILSRNAKERLWELANSSVADKDTWDYYTEILEKRVLKIDLMDLAALLNQTADQLPTGYDQVSFKLKNDALFLEGLQRWVSSIGHLTRNLNKTTARLNEHLKFNKTSLREAIGDLISQAEFAQQYLRINGSREVTELVERFSKDFLADVDEYVLHVETAVEKDVGRCGPVSTVYNATTSSLCKDIMYPFNGFWASVGWVFIFFIPAMILAVYLSSLYRKTEPYPGPLNESEYLYDAYDERNSFPMSNQESMYDAYAERDNIPLTTSGYDKKQRRRSREYEGHVGSSYATDQAYGGSRMSPPRIEYTNPTDDA